The following are encoded in a window of Gossypium raimondii isolate GPD5lz chromosome 13, ASM2569854v1, whole genome shotgun sequence genomic DNA:
- the LOC105783072 gene encoding ferredoxin--nitrite reductase, chloroplastic produces the protein MSSFSVRFFAPQQPLLPSTASSFKPKTWVMAAPTTAPATSVDVDGGRLEPRVEEREGYFVLKEKFRDGINPQEKIKIEKDPLKLFMEAGIDELAKMSFEDLDKAKATKDDIDVRLKWLGLFHRRKHQYGRFMMRLKLPNGVTTSAQTRYLASVIRKYGKEGCADVTTRQNWQIRGVVLPDVPEILKGLDEVGLTSLQSGMDNVRNPVGNPLAGIDPEEIVDTRPYTNLLSQFITANSRGNPAFANLPRKWNVCVVGSHDLYEHPHINDLAYMPATKNGRFGFNLLVGGFFSAKRCDEAIPLDAWVSADDVIPLCKAVLEAYRDLGYRGNRQKTRMMWLIDELGIEVFRSEVAKRMPQKELERASDEDLVQKQWERRDYLGVHPQKQEGFSYIGIHIPVGRVQADDMDELARLADTYGSGEFRLTVEQNIIIPNVENSKLEALLNEPLLKDRFSPQPSILMKGLVACTGNQFCGQAIIETKARALKVTEEVERLVSVSRPVRMHWTGCPNTCGQVQVADIGFMGCMARDENGKPCEGADIFLGGRIGSDSHLGELYKKGVPCKNLVPVVADILVEHFGAVPRQREEGED, from the exons ATGTCTTCCTTTTCGGTCCGTTTCTTTGCTCCACAACAGCCGTTACTGCCGTCCACAGCTTCCTCTTTcaagcccaaaacatgggttATGGCAGCTCCCACGACGGCGCCAGCGACTTCGGTGGATGTCGACGGGGGGAGGTTGGAACCCCGAGTTGAAGAACGAGAGGGGTACTTCGTGTTGAAAGAGAAGTTCAGAGATGGCATCAACCCTCAAGAGAAAATAAAGATCGAGAAAGACCCTTTGAAGCTTTTCATGGAAGCAGGGATTGATGAACTCGCTAAGATGTCGTTCGAGGATCTTGATAAAGCTAAGGCTACAAAGGACGACATTGATGTTAGACTTAAATGGCTCGGCTTGTTCCATAGGAGAAAACATCAAT ATGGGAGATTTATGATGAGATTAAAACTACCAAATGGTGTAACAACAAGTGCACAAACACGGTACTTAGCCAGTGTGATAAGGAAATACGGCAAAGAAGGGTGTGCAGATGTTACGACAAGGCAAAACTGGCAAATCCGTGGAGTGGTGTTGCCTGATGTGCCTGAAATACTTAAGGGTCTCGACGAAGTAGGCTTGACGAGCCTACAGAGTGGCATGGACAATGTGAGGAACCCTGTTGGTAATCCTCTTGCCGGCATCGACCCCGAAGAGATTGTCGATACTCGACCTTACACCAACTTGTTATCTCAGTTCATCACCGCCAATTCCCGCGGCAATCCGGCTTTTGCCAACTT GCCTAGGAAATGGAATGTCTGTGTCGTGGGGTCTCATGATCTTTACGAACATCCCCATATCAATGATCTCGCTTATATGCCGGCGACGAAAAACGGACGATTTGGGTTTAATTTGCTGGTTGGTGGGTTCTTTAGTGCCAAGAGATGTGATGAGGCCATTCCTCTTGATGCTTGGGTCTCAGCTGATGATGTGATCCCATTGTGCAAAGCTGTGTTAGAAGCCTATAGGGATCTTGGATACAGGGGCAATAGGCAAAAGACTAGAATGATGTGGCTGATTGATGAACTG GGTATTGAAGTGTTCAGATCAGAGGTAGCCAAAAGAATGCCTCAGAAAGAGTTGGAGAGAGCATCTGATGAAGATTTGGTTCAAAAGCAATGGGAAAGGAGAGACTACCTTGGTGTCCATCCGCAAAAGCAAGAAGGTTTCAGCTACATCGGCATTCACATCCCAGTCGGTCGAGTCCAAGCCGACGACATGGACGAACTAGCCCGGTTAGCCGACACGTATGGCTCGGGCGAATTCAGACTCACTGTGGAGCAAAACATCATAATCCCCAACGTTGAGAACTCGAAACTAGAAGCATTACTAAACGAGCCTCTATTGAAAGACCGGTTTTCACCCCAACCAAGTATTCTCATGAAAGGGCTAGTAGCTTGTACTGGTAACCAGTTTTGCGGACAAGCAATTATTGAAACAAAAGCTAGAGCCTTGAAGGTGACGGAAGAGGTTGAAAGGCTAGTGTCGGTGAGCCGGCCGGTGAGGATGCATTGGACCGGTTGCCCCAACACGTGTGGTCAAGTCCAAGTGGCGGATATAGGTTTCATGGGGTGCATGGCAAGGGATGAGAATGGGAAACCATGTGAAGGGGCAGACATATTCTTGGGAGGGAGAATTGGGAGTGACTCACATTTAGGAGAGCTTTATAAGAAGGGTGTCCCTTGTAAGAACTTGGTACCTGTAGTTGCTGACATTTTGGTGGAACACTTTGGAGCTGTCCCTAGGCAAAGGGAAGAAGGGGAAGATTGA